The DNA window tctagaccatatctATAATTTCATTCAagtccgttcagtagttttggcgtgaaagagtaacagacagacagacagacagacagacacagcagttactttcgcatttataatattagttaggattataaatataaaaggcCCTACTATTAATTGATAAGTATTTACCTAAACCTAAATTAGGGCTGAAACTGCAATGAAACATGAAACTACCACTTTTTGCTCTTCAATAAATCAGTTTTTGaatatacttataggtatataagtttgttattacttacctatttatggTAGAATCCAGAATATTAAAAGACGTTTCTACTTCACAAAAATTAACTGCACAGCGATTTTTTTCAacgaaatttttattttataacaataatcaAAACAAACACAATGATAAATTCTGAAACACTGATATCTGCCATTTATGGTTTgcgtttttatgtttttttctcagATTTAAAGGAGGTTGgtaagtagtaataaaaaaactgttcGTCACTTGCCCACTTTGTGAGAATGGTCATACCTATACCAATACCAATGCAATAATTACTTAACCTAATTCGTAAGGAATCTTACAAATATTCATTGAAAggcaaataataatataatagaatgaTAGTGCCATAtatatggaaaataaaaatgatgtaagtaagtaagtatttagagCTATCATGACAGTAACAACCATCCAAAATCCCTACTCTACATCAAATCCTCATGTAATATAGAAAAGTAACTTCCTAAAAATGGTCCATTGTTAAAAATAGAACAATGAATGgggcacacacacacacacacatagcGGCCAACGCGTAGTTCATAGGACCCCAGATATCCATGTATATCACTACTCTTAACACAACGACATAGAGCAGTGGTTCGCGTGGCAATACTCCGATAGAGTAGTGTTGGGCGGTGGACCCAAAACAGATTTTACGATCCACATCTGTGCGGCTCGTATTGTTATGCACAAATTGTGCAGTCAAAGAAAGTTAGCTTTGTTTTAAagtgttttttgttatttacgcAATCAATTGTTTTACTCAACCATTAGTAATACTGTAAGAGAATGGGTCTATTTTTATAGGGTCTATTAAATCGCAGAAGTAACGCACATGGAATGGACAAATGAGAAAGACacgtttttgtttgttactgttaaaaaaaaattatcatcatcaattTTCATTTATGATTTGTagcgttggttaggttatcattaaaatttatgattgCGAGTGTAAATCATCAGGTTTCATTGGCTAGCTCTTAGTGGCCCTTACCCGGGATTTCCCATGAAAAGCGAAGGGAAGCTCGCGATAAAAGactagtttatttataaattgatgTTATGATGAGGTAGGTACGACGAACAACTGAGTGACTGAACTATTGCGCTCAATTGAAGAGTGAGAGTCATTTCAATCAAGACCATTATGATGCTCACGTACAGAGTGCTCCAAAGTAGAAACATAAACTTACCAGCTACAGGCATTACCGAAGAATCTTTAAATTTCATAATACACACggatatgatgatagttataTAAACTCACgatcacgagcaatgaaaaagttccagtgacaatggCACAAAACGGATgtttgcaatattgaagtacttacatttaagagcgcatcagaatattaccaacttacaatttgtattttgatgaaattccaaattaagtgttttaaaattggggtcgttttgTGTCTACGTTTTGTAAGCAGAACTTGTAAATCGTATAAATCGTATCGCATTTTTGCCGGGAATTGAGTTTAGACCTACGGCActgtagaaaataaataatacgaaTATAGACATAGGTACTCATGTATAATTCCATAGAACAATGCCAGCAATGTCTAGACAAGAGCCACCTCACTGATCTCTATATACGCTTGAGCGCACTCTAATAAAGATGTGTAATATGTATGAATGAAGCCATGATATTGTAATGTATGAAGTACATACCAAATTGGACAAGATGTAGATCACCCTGTAGCGAGGATTGGTTTGAAACCCCTCTACCATGGCCTAAAAAGACACTGCGGATTCTATTTCAAACAAAACCAATTTTTTAAGCaatcatgaaaatatttttgaaaattccGCCAAAAACGGATATGGTTCTGTATATTGTATAACGGTATAGGGagataggtttttttttcaattagcGGCTTTTTTCACCCATAACCTGTCTTTAGTCgttgttttataatatgtataaagcggattttattttatatctataGCAGTGGATGATCACGGGCCGATTATAAAAGGGTTGACGAGTACTGAAACTgtatattacttatacttaattacataatgtagttacttagaataaaattgtgtgagcaatgaaaaaagttccacctgccattgccaTTCCATAtgacactggaactttttcagtgcttgtgagtgtattaacatacgtacagtgccacaaacttatctgttccggtgagagctcacgtaaatgtctaatatttcttcattattTAAGATGTCCCCgcacatttttattataaatagttgaACAAACTACGAGCCACATTGTAACTTATCAGTTCCAattgccaatttctccattgtcggttatctaaccgacagggattgatttataaattgaacgtcatctccatataaaattcctgacagatgtgtcaaaagttaagcactactccctggttatgctataaccgagaatggagaaattggctcTTAGTTTTCCCGTAACGGTAAtttacccttgcggttttaataaactcaTCTTATATAAGATATGtcaatgtataatttattagtaaataatgagatatggaccaattctctcaccggaacagataagtttgtcgcactgtattTCAGTTGATACGTGTAGCTTTGTATGTCATCAAAACGATGATATTCCGTTTTAAAACTCTAGAGAGAAAAAAAGCACTTGCTTAAATCAGTTCGAGCTTTAAGTGCTTGTCAAAATGTCATGGAAAGCTAACATAACTTTGTTAagtttattgcattttttatgAGTGACTGCtggaatttataatatatttgtaaaaGGATACCATAACTAAGTAGGTTGGTACTTATTGTATTTCAAGTGGGGTAGGTTAGTGATTACGACAATATTTGATTTAGCTGacttaatacataaataagatAAACTGTATGCGCAATAAATTAACGATAATGTAATGTGATATTTAaaacgtaaaaatattataaatttaaattttaactgtGCATTTGGAATTTCATTTCTTATtctgaataaattaatacattcgattttttattgacctACCTAAAAAGTGTGAACATTCAACAACCAAGCTTCAATCAAAAGTCTTACAACTACATAGCGACAGTAAAACGATATTAGTCGGTGGCAATGTGTCGCGGTACGGGGGCTGAACGAAAATATTCTCCTTCGCAGTCCCGGTGAAGATCGGGTGTGCCCACATGTTGCAGCTAGGGATGGGCTGAGGATTGCTACTGCAAGATTATCGATACTATTTGTAGTAAGTAGGTTTGCCAGACGGTCGGCGGTCATTGCTATAAATTGTACACTTACACCTTGTCAAAGTAAAattgactttttttttcatgattttatatTCAACAAGCTAcaaaattgtacttaaatataatggaTGTAAGTAATCTTAGCAATTCTATTTAAACATTATGCATTTAGTTTTCATGTACTTAATAACGTttactttgtataattttcataattttatcgtCGTATTTTAATTATCAGTATAAAATTTTTAGTACACACCCATTCATAATATCCACATACAAACAATACTTATTCTAACCGCACGACATTTCGGATAAGAACCAAATAACGTATAATTAAACCAGTCCCGGATCGATAGCCGCCTCGGTCGCGTCCCTGCGCTCCCGTCTTGAGGAGCGGCAGTGAGCGCGCGCGCAGCCCACCAACACCACGCGATCCAAAAATATTCCGACCAACCGCCGGGCCCGGCCGAGCCATGGGCTGACCGACTAACAGCCCTGCGCATTCTGAAAACGAAACAAACAatccaaattcaaaaattcGCGAACCGGAACTCGATCTAAATTCGAAATTGTTGTGTGCCAGTGTTTTTGTTATACCTAGATGGTGGTGAGATGTCTCCGACAGCCCTAGGCGCTGAGCTGCCGCAGTGGTGCGGCAAGAGCGAGGGCTGCCCGCAGGCGCTGCTGGGCTGGTTGTACCTGACGCATGAGCAGAATGACCAGGTGACTGTCAGCAGAGAATCCAGGCCACCACGGCCAACAACCATCAGGTTCAAAGAACTATGGATTTCAGTCGACAGAATTACTCGTAGGATCTTCGGCTTATTTAGCTACGTTGGTTGGCTTTTCAGTTAAAGCTCTCAGCGGTTCTTCAGATAGAGTTTGCAATGTTAGTCACAGACTCAATTGGAGTATCTCTGCGGCTAAATTTACATCGCCTCACGATCCTAAGCGTACGTAAACAAATATGATTGGTGTCCGTAACATTTGGGGTCATTACCCCGCGAATACAAAGCTGGAGGGTTTATGTATGGGGAATTACGATCTGTAGTAATTAAATGTAGAGTTTAGTATTCATACAATTGAAGTattatctaaaatatttataataggGTGGTCTGTATGCAAACTATGAAGCCCAATAATACCAAacttatagatagatagaatattctttatttccaCACACACATGAAATAAACTTACAGATACTTTGGCAATTCATGCACTCTTAGATACATGTTAAATCCAGAATATCCTAAGAAATGTTGACAAAACCCAGGCATAAGTATAGCTCTAACTATGACCGACGCAAAATTCCGTAAAACTACATTGTAATTGCAAGTACCAAACAGCTTCCTCGCCGAAGTGGTATCTGAAGCTTTTTCAGATGAATCACACTTAGCGAATTCATAATACCTAATTCATCTCATGATTGATATATTATTGATATGAGATAGATCTCACTATCTGAAAACTTTGAAAATATCAAAGCGATAATCTAATTTTCAGTGCATTGCTAAGTACAAAACTACTTATTGGTAactacactgccgggcaatgaaatagttccactgatATAACACCAAaatacttctaaacggaaaatgctagcttaatgacgccttctgcaatattggagaatatttaattgcgcatcagaatattccgatgtaaaaacttaaatattgttataaaactttaaattaaatgttttaaaaaaaatggggcatttggcaaataaaacaaaatctctaaTTATGCGTTTATTAGGTGTAAACGTGGTATTTTGATAACTCAGTATTTGGCGTTTCCTCCATGTCCTCTCAATACAGCTTCTACGCGATTGGGCATGCTGAATACCAGCTTcttcagcatatgctgaggaaTGTTCTCCCATTCTTTGATGAGAGCGTCTTTCAAGCCACGAAGTGTAATTGGAGGTGGATCTCGGTCTCTCACAGGTCTGTCCAGCTCGTCCCAAGCATGCTCAATGGGATTCAAATCGGGGCTCCTTGCTGGACACTCCATTTTGTGGATTCCTACGTCATGAAGATACTCATTTACAACTTGAGCCGTATGCGCCCATGCATTATCGTGCATGAACATTGCATTCTCGCACATATTGGCCAAAAATGGACCAGCATGTTCATTGAGGACCTCAATGATAAATCTCACAGTAGTTAGGTTCCCGTTCTCGATTGGAACTAACGCTGCTCGACCCTCTGCATAGATACCCGCCCACACGTGAAAGATGCCTCCGCCGTGTGCCACCTTTTCTTCGAACATACTTGTGAAAAATGTTCTCCTGGTTGTCGATATACTCTTTTCCTCCCATCATGATGGTACAGCATAAATTGTGACTCATCTGATAACATCACTCTGCCCCATTCGTCCTTACCCCATTCTCTATGATCGCAGGCGTATCGCAAACGGGCAACTTTATGATGCCGTTCCAGTTTTGGACCATTTGCTGGTCTTTAAAGCTTTAATCTGCTTTCGGCAAGACGTCTCCTGACTGTCCACTCGCTTATTGGCTCCCTTCGAACTTGTAGAAGTTGTTGTTGAACGGCTACTCCCGTCTGATGTCGATTTCTTAACATGATTTCCGCAATGAATCGATCTTTTCGGACTGTTAGTGCACCTTGGCTTGCCAGTATCTGGTCTTCTCAGGTTTAATCCAGTCTCCCTAAACCTTTAGATTACTCGTCGTACAGTAGTATGAGTCACACCCATTATTCTGGCCGCATTTCTTCGGCTGGTTCCCATTTCCACCATGGTGATGATTCTCGCACAATCCTCGCGTGATACAGGCATGATTTATGGGTACGAGAGCCGTAagactttacaattttataattctttcacaacgataaaaaaaagaatgaaataaaaagcaaaactAAAAACGAAGTAAATGTTTTTCTAAATTTTCAAACCCGAAAATTTTTGcttcttatctttttttatccATGGCTTCGAAAAGAACACTATAAAAAAGTttgcattaaaaaatatttgcataataaactatatttcattaaactttttaattcatgaaGCTAGGTTCTATATCTTAGAAGATATTAAGGTgtttgtcggcattttgtgggtggaactatttcattgcccggcagtgtagtTTAAATCTCGACACGACCGGCGCTTCAGGCAGAGTCTGATAACTAATCTGAGTGGCTGATCCTTTCAACAACTTTTTAGTGAGCTCGAGTAGAAATTGTCACCGACACCCTAAGATTaataatctatatcaataagTAAACCTTTGTAGGATATTTCTAAGAATCCACTATCGCTTTTCAAACGTTGATGCTCTGAATACAGCAACAGTTAGTTATTATGATACGGAACCCAGCAATGAAACAGTGGAACAATTTAATTGATATGATTGTATCTCTAGTTAAACGATGCGTGGGCCACTGTGCCCCAATCAAACCAATAAACACACAACAAGCCAACATCAAGCCCCTTCCTTCGTGCTAAAGAATAGATAgagttatgttttttataactattaatataggtattattgtaTCTAAGTTCGTATCGTATCTATCcttgtttatattaatatgttGCACACTTGCAGTAACAAGCTTAATTTCATCTCAGATGGTTTCAGATAGAGTTAATGCGatttcattcatattttaaaaattgtaCCTACTGAATATGCTTGTGTCCACTTTCAAACCGCTGGACTTTAAacttgacaaaaaaaacacacctATTTTATCGAAACTGTGGTTAAAAATTTTAGCCCGTgttatgtaaatgtaagtaacTTCCAAACATCCAGTCCTAGGCCTATTCTGTCAGTTCGGAACACAAATAAATCACAGACCCCCTCGCCAAGTCGCCACGTCGCCACGTGTCCCACCGCCCCGCACCGTCCCACTCCGCGTCCCACCATGCCGGCTTCAACCATAACTCTATAAATAGCCCCAGTGTGTGCTGTCCATCCGTCTGTTACCTGCCTGGTCAAGGAGGAATGCTGTACTTTTGACAGTCACTTGTCAGTTCCGTTATTAGCTAGCCTTTGATCGAGCTGTCATGACTACCTACTATTGCTGGATAATTTTCCGTAAATTACTTCTTTACAGCTGACTACTCTGAGATTAAATCGAAACTACGGGTATCGTAGGTATCCAAATAAATGAGATCATCTATCaacatttattaatttcagaaaGTAGTATTTCAtgcattcataataattatactcagtgtacttatgtaaaaatGAGTCTGCTCAGGTCCAGGGGAGTCAAGAAAACTTTACAGTTTCTTCATGTAGGTATATCAGTCGGTCTGTCTATATCTACGTAGCTAAGTACGaaggtataattatttatttattttattttatttgatactttattgcacaaatatgaaatataagtgtacaaaaggtgggttAATATCTAACAAATaggttttttgtttataaaaatggcTGGTTTACAAATAAGTCAAATTACACAACCGAACGTAACGTATGCCAAGATTCGTTACGGTCATCAAATCTCTTCCGTTACTGATAGgctgaaaaataaaacaacgaagttattaataaatttcaaatgtgagacaatttattattacttacttgaaattaattcaattccTGAATTAATCAGGTCAGATTCAgacatacttatacatattacatttaaccctgtttcacaatgtctggttagtgactacctgtgggataaaatacatgctgtcactgtcaaaattataataacaaagagtgacagcatgtaggtattttatcttacaggtagcctctaaccagacattgtgaaacagggccttattGTAGTATACGCTATTGCGTTTGATTCATTCAGCAGTTTTTCAGCTCATGGCTGATGGTTTCGTCTTCGCAGCAATTAGCATTATACTTTGTCCATTTGAGATGTTGGTTCAGCTCATGATAGTCATGATCATCTGACAAAGCAGCCGTCTTCAGGACGTCATCATTACACCGAGCATTAAgaacataattaggtattattattatagaacCGCCTTATAACTTGACACGATGCGTCTAACGTCTGCTTGAATGAGTCATCTACTGTGCCTTGTTTGTAAACAGAgaaattttaacaataaattgGTACTAAGTAGGAATGTATAGcgaaaaattaagttttaagCCGCCATAGCAGTACCTACCGAGATCCTATCGTAGTGGAAAACGTAGCTCTTTTTCGTTCGTTATTTGTTGTCAATAATACTTGCTTTTATAAGTCAGTACACTTCCGataattcagctttcaaataagaatgAACACCGGCCAATCAACTATAGACCTACGCGAGCAAAGTGCATTGCTACGAAAGCtgcaagtaagtacctacctacttacaaaagGTTTCCATACGAACTTTTTTCATTCAGGGGCAAAGACAAAAAGAAAGGTACGGGAACATCTGAAAACAATGGTTGTAGTATAATTCATTCACTCATACTTTGTATTTTGAACGTCGCGTAATTCGTTAAACAGATGCGCGCGCGCACACCGCTCGCCCAATCACTGGGGGGTATTCACTACGGTTCCATTCGTTCAATCGACCCGTATTAAGAAGTCTCATTTATTGTCATGAATGTTGCTGggttgttttaattaacaaaccAGAAATATTGGATACAATGACGATGAATATGAGATGCTCGCTTTTACGAGTACCTAGttacgtgataggtcgcgaccCGTATCGCCACGGATTAAACATTAGTTTGTTACCTGTTAGTATCACCGTTTTTGACCTAcaatctagatgtgcaaaaTTCCTCATCATGTTTTTCTTCAGCTTTAGAGCACGTCGCataaaattgtattcaaattcctaatttgtaaataatttattggttTTCATGACAGTATTTGAACACAGGGCCTCACGAATGTCTTTTCACGTGACAACCCTAGTCCAGCTCTATATAGTGTTATCACCATGAAGGTACAAATTGAGAATCTATCAATAGGTAAGGTGTTACATCGAGCCTTAAGTTTCTACCATCGTTGACTTTTCCCCACTTCCACAAACCAAATCTTATCGTCTATGCAACCAATCACGACACTACCAACCCTTAATTTTTTTCCATAATTCACTATTACCTACATGCTTCCACAAGCCGACACTAACCTCAAATCTTCTCTTCATCTCCACACTATCACACACATGCTCTATAATATTAACCCTTTGAGTACCACGTATCTCGTGTCTATTTTACCTCGTATTACTGGTACGTACCTATGCAATATTGCGTAGTCAGCATTCAATGTGTTAACCCCCTTCTCTTCATATCCTATACGTATACAAGCCCTATATTCTTAACCCGCAACTTCTCTCTTTTCTTCATCTCTACTTCCACCAGCCCTATATTATTAACCCTCACCTTCTCTTCATTCCAGTGGGTGCCAGGCTCAGTGTGGGGCCCGCTCCCCACGGCGTCCACCGCGCCGGCGCCCCCTTGCGACGAGCTGTCTCTGGCAGACCAGCTCGCAGCCCTGTCCCtgcgccgcgccccccgccccccgccgccaCACTACATGTGCCATCTGTGCTTCAAGAAGGGGCATTACATTGGGGATTGTCCTCAGGTAAGATAGATTGGTGATTGATTACATCATCACTGctagggcacgggtctccatccaatgaagaaagggtTTGATTGCCACCatgctggcctagtgcgggttggtggacaacCAGGGATATGCAGATTTTGATAGATAACGGCGGTACTTTTTCGAAACCAAACGTCGATACACTATAGATTTTAAATTGTGCATGGTTTTACGGGACTCCACCAGTAAAGGGGAATGTCAGGGGCGTTTTTTATAGCCGTTGTAATAGTGACCATTTTGTAACGATTCTAACACTTCACTTGATTACATAGGCATTATTATATGATACATAGGCTGCCCAAATACGTTCGCTTTCTCGTGTATAGTAAAGCATCGCTTTTCGTATCGCCGTTGCCAACATAAACTTGCAGCGATAGCCAGTCAGTCTCACACCCTCATTCTTTATACTTCGCATATACAATAGTATGCAGAATTTGGAGCCACTCATATCCAACCCACTGATACCCAAGTTTGTCCCTGAATGAGAAACGCATATTAGAGGACGACATTCTTtgataaacataattaataacaGTGTCGTAGTAAGATCGTGCTGTATTTGCGAGCCACTAATACCATACGCGTCACTGACGTTGGCAGCCATTTGCATATAAAAATCAAATTATTAATGTTTTCCTGGAAATACGCCAGATCATTCACAACTTCTTCCACACTCTGTAATAAATATTGTGGAATAACAAACATTCATTTTCGTCAAAGCTTTGGTTAGCAAAGCTTCTTTATCGCCTCTGAAGTGACGAAATTTTCCAGACAAACAAAAAAGGCTACAATGTTACATACTATACGCACTGCTTTAtaataagataattttatGCGAGTATACATACTTTGCTCATATTTGGCATTACTATTCTATTGTCCAGAGTGAATGCATCAGCAGGCATGCCAGGAGCAGAGTTTGATCTTGTAACCACACATTTTATGTCAAAGTTATCCATCGTGACGGTAGGTATAAGATATTTTTAAGCTATGCAAGCTAGATTATATGCTTAGTCTCTTAGACAAAACATTGTTGATGCAGGGCCATTCTCTCACGGTCATCTATTACATTTCTGAGAAGAAGCCACCATGTAGGCACTTATCTGGACCGTTTCCCGACATAGGACACCTACGCTTATACTGACGAatcaaaatacataaataatcaGCTTTGGTAAtcacaataacaaaaacaatgttGCTATTTGCTCACACGTTTAAAATAAGGGCTGTTTGAGTTTGGTTCAAAGTTAGCAGACAACTactttacttatatgaaataaaaCCAACTGTTTCTGAAGTAAAAGTAAACaagaaatacaaaattatttgtaCAACATGATAAAGGCATTATACAAATCAACGttattttatgactttatTCAGGTTTCAGGTTTTATCTTTACAACAATTACTTCATGTAATCCTTATAACATGAAAGATCTAGCATGTGCTGAATGTGACATAATGAAGTATTTTGTTCTAGACTACAACATTTACACCTAATTTTTGTAATATATAAAACTAGCAGTCCAGCTTAGAATTCTCATGTTTATACGACTGACGCTATTCTGAAATCCTTCACCACGGTGATAACCCCAAACCAGCTCTAGTATTTGTCACCA is part of the Plutella xylostella chromosome 3, ilPluXylo3.1, whole genome shotgun sequence genome and encodes:
- the LOC105391650 gene encoding zinc finger CCHC domain-containing protein 24 isoform X1, translated to MSPTALGAELPQWCGKSEGCPQALLGWLYLTHEQNDQWVPGSVWGPLPTASTAPAPPCDELSLADQLAALSLRRAPRPPPPHYMCHLCFKKGHYIGDCPQARPKGEGLTPYQGKKRCFGEYKCPKCKRKWMSGNSWANNGQECIKCRINVFPHKQFVHSQRPLEKPDGLDVSDQSKIHPQHLCQKCRALGYYCRREY
- the LOC105391650 gene encoding zinc finger CCHC domain-containing protein 24 isoform X2; the encoded protein is MSPTALGAELPQWCGKSEGCPQALLGWLYLTHEQNDQWVPGSVWGPLPTASTAPAPPCDELSLADQLAALSLRRAPRPPPPHYMCHLCFKKGHYIGDCPQARPKGEGLTPYQGKKRCFGEYKCPKCKRKWMSGNSWANNGQECIKCRINVFPHKQRPLEKPDGLDVSDQSKIHPQHLCQKCRALGYYCRREY